The DNA sequence ttgCAAATGTGTACAAAATGGCTTCAACTTTCTTTATGCCAAAGGAGATATGCAAAAGTTTATTCTATTGAGTTCTTTATGtgcaaaaatttatttatctatgtACATTGGTATTTGGAATCTTATTAAAGAagttttccaaatttttttaagatttcatGTCAAATTGAGATAGCATTGAAATCCTACAAATTGTCAGAATCTAATCCATCGATATGAGTGTTCTTGTGGATGctcatattttcaaaacttcattcCAAATTCAAACTGGAGGCAACTAAAATCTGGCACCTAAGTTGAGGCAGCATAACCTAGTTTAATTCCTGActagtatcttttttttttttgataagtaaaataagtatatattcatccaaacaagtgtcaattacaaagaaaagttcTACTGCTCCCATCCTAACTAGGTGGGAACATTAGAAActagaaactcatgaaattccatgccattaaagtccacagcatgagcccaagtacaaagggtcctaaaaaataacatttttagctccgttattgatctctctttgtcttcaaaaatcctctcattgcgctcctgccataagcaccGCATAATACAgtttggaatcatcttccaaaccgctttaatctgtctcactCCTCGAATTGAGGTCCAACAGGCCAAAGCATCCATCACAGTttctggcataacccatgctagatctattctgttaaacaccgcatcccaaatagtcctggctacctcgcaatgtaaaagtaaatgatccaccgattcaccccctcttttacacatacaacaccagtctgctataattatgcttctttttctcagattatccgtagtaagaatcttccccagagcagctgtccacacaaagaaagaagctttgagaGGAGCCTTATTGTACCAGAGCTTTCTCCATGGAAATTGTCTGTCAGGAACTTGTGTGAGTACCTTGTAAAAGGAGCTAACAGTGAAGACCCCTTTCCTTGTTGGACACCACCACAAATCATCTGTATGCTGGGTATTTGGGCTACAAGAGTATAaaagactataaaaatctataaaacTCCCCATCTCCCAGTCATGTGCTGCCCtaaagaaattgatattccaatgGATGTTTCTACCTAGAACTTCCATTACCTCCGCCACCATGGCATCTTTAGCATTTGCGATCACGAAAAGTGTAGGAAACCTGTCTTGTAGAGTACTATTGTtacaccaaacatccttccaaaatctgatctttgaacctgtacccaattgcaatcttgtatgttgatggaaaaccacccatcctcttctaatgtgtttccatagtCCCTTTCCAGCGGCCCCTTGAAcatctctagtacaccaacccccctCGAGACCACCGTATTTGTTCTCAATCACAATCTTCCATAAGGCATCCGGTTCCTTGATataccgccacaaccatttgccaagtagtgCCCGATTGaacatcctcaaatttctaatacccaaaccaccattggagataggaCGACATACAAATTTccacttgactaaatggaatttgaactcttcaccTAGGCCCCCCCACAGAAAGTCTCTTTGTATCTTCTCAAGACGTCCCGCTACACTAGCTggtatagggaataaggataagaaataagtgggTAGATTAGAAAGCGTACTTTTAATAAGCGTGATCCtgcccccttttgacaaatacattctcttccaacctgaCTAGTATCTGTGAGGTTAATATAGAATTCCCGAATTCAATGTTGGCATATGAATAATTCcatctttaattaaaattctaTAGAAGGTTGCTAACCATTATGCACAGTCCAAAGCGACATGTAAGGGTCATGGTAAGCTGAAAACCCCTAATGCCCGGACTGGAACCCAACAGAAGAATAAATCCTAGATTGAAACAAGTTAACCAGTTCCTAACCTTGAATGAATATTTGAGATACAAATTAAATgtgaacatatatattaatgactGTAAGGCAAATTCTTGACTCGATTCTAATTGCAAACGAATGCTTGGATAGCAGAATAAGAATGGGTAAATCTGGAGTTTTAGttaaattggacatggaaaaggcttttgatcatgtcaattgggaatttcttctttacattcttGGGAGATTTGGTTTTGGCGAGAAGAGGTGTTCATGGATTAAACATTGTATTTCAACAGCCAGATTTTCGATATTAGTGAAGGGCAATCCGGTTGGCTTTTTTAACAGCTCTCGGTGTTTGAGGCAATGATACCCcttatctccttttctttttgtaatagtGATGGATGCATTGAGTCGTATGCTTGAAGCGGCTGTTGAAGGAAGATTTCCGTCGGGTTTTGTGGTGGGTGATGTGACTCAAGATAGTATTTCAGTATCACATTTGCCTTTTTCAAACGATACTTTGATTCTATGTGATAACAATCGGGATCACTTTTGTGTATTGAGAGCCTTACTGTTATGTTTCGAAGCTGTTTTTGGATTAAGAATTAATCTTTCcaagtctgaaattgttccaGTGGATACGGTCAGAAATATTCTGGATCTGGCCAATATTTTGGGTTGTAAGGTAGCTTTGTTACCTATGAGATACCTTGGACTACCTTTGGGTGCTCCTCACAAATCAGTTTCTATTTGGGATggagtgattgagaagattagGAGGAGGTTAGCTGgctggaaaaaattatatttgtctaaaggtgAAAGAGTTACCCTGATTAAGAGCACATTGACTAATCTCCCCActtatttcctctctctctttcctttacCAGTTGGGGTTGCTAAAAGAATTGAGAGGATTTATAGGAATTTCCTGTGGAATGGTAATGGGGAGGAAAGAAAGGTTCATTTGGTGagttggaataaagtttgtCTTCCAGTTTCCTGTGGAGGGTTGGGAATGTGAGCTTTAAGACTTTCCAATAAAGCTCtccttgggaaatggctttggaggtaTCATAATGAGAGTGTAATGcatttttgagaaatattgtgGATGTTAAACATGGGGGGAGTTGGTGTACGGATGAAGTAAGAGGGATGCTtggggtgggtttgtggaagtcTATTCGGCTGGGATGGGGGGGACTTTGCCAAGAATACTAAATTCAAGGTGGGGGGGGATGGGGCAAAGATCTATTTTTGGCATGACACTTGGTGTGGGGATTCACCTCTTAAGGTTGTTTTCCCTAATTTCTTCAGGATTGCTAGAGATAAAAGGGGCTGCAGTGGCTGAGTCCTATCACTTTTCTAACAATATGATTTGCTGGATTGTGGAATTTACTAGAGATGTGCAGGATTGGGAAGTATGTGAAGTTTCAGAATTATCAGGAAGATTACATGAGATGAAGCTTGATCAGAACAGGGAGGACAGTTTGCTGTGTGTGCAAACAGTTAATTCCAGATTTTCTGTGAGTTCTTTTTACAAGGCATTAACCAGTCATGGGGTGAAAGATTATCCGTGGAAATGTATTTGGAGAGCCAAGGTGCCTAGTAAGGTTGCTTTCTTCTGCTGGCTGGTGTCTCTTGGGAAAATGCTACCAttgacaacttgaggaagagaggtttTCAGGTGGCTGAatggtgttttatgtgtaagaaGGATGGTGAATCTATTGATCATCTTTTCCTTTGTTGCGAGGTGGCGACATCattgtggaatgagatttttgcgAAGGTTGGCATTTTCTGGGTGATGCCTATGCATGTGGTGGATTTCTTTGTATGCTGGCCAGGTATTGAGGGTAGAAGTAACAACACTGCTGTGATGAAGATGATCCCCTGTGCTTACTTTGGTATTTATGGTTAGAAAGGAACGGGAGATGCTTTGATTATCGTGAACGTTCTATAGGGGAACTTAGGGAGTTTTTCCTTAGTACTTTAAGcttttgggtgaagaatcttGTAAGGAATGGGAATGATTGTAATGTTTTGCTTGTTGTATTCTGCTTTAGCTTGTAAGTAGGTGTTCTcatttgtatacatcctgtgtacttgtgcctatttacttggaaaaaaatttatcttcttaactataaaaaaaaaaaaaatgactgtAAGGCTTTCCTTGTTGTGTTCCTTATTGCACAACTTAGAGATATTAACCCTTGTGTGTGAGGAAAGAATATTCTCGGTACGCATTTCAAAGCTGTTAGTACATAGAAACTAATCTCTTAAAAATTTCCtctatattatcattttttatcaaGTGAAAGAAATATTCAATATCTATACAATGGAAAGctaaaatttaaggaaaatgcCACTACAGAAGAAATATTTCATACCCAAATGAAGCAGGGATGATAAGAGAAAAACTTGCACAAGGACTCAATAAATCTAATATCGGATTCTTTGAAAGACAAATATGTCAACATAATTTCATCCACAGAGAAATTATAGGAAATTGAACTGCACCTTCAGCAGCCAGATTGGCAACCACCTTCACACCATGAATTTGTACGTCTGAGTCTTCAGATGCTAATAATTGTAAAATCTTTTGAAGCCCAACTGAATTTATGAAGTCAAACACTTGTAAAGCATAATATCATAGAAGTCAAAacgaagaaaaaataaagaacttgtCAAAGTTTATCTGGCCCTACTACTGATAAAATCTTACCTTCTTCACATATCTTTGCAATTGTGGCCCTCTGACCAGAGAGAGTCCCTCTTAATTGATTTGACCTGTATGAACCTGTTCGGTTCCCAAATTCTGaagattgtttatttatatcttCCTTTGCATAAGATGTCTTgtcctataaatatttttcagaagTGAGAAcctaaaatactaataaaagatTTTGATATATAGAAAGCATGAAACAACTGACCTCAAAATCATTATCATTTTCAGGTACAGCCCTCTTTAGTTTAACCATCTCATTTTCAATAGCCTTCCTCTGCTTCTCTTCCTCTGAAAGTCTTTGACTCACAGAATCAAGTTTTTCATTTAGAGTTGCcttttcacaaaacaaaacaaaaatattattaatgctTAAGTCTCAAGTAAATACAAACAATAAATGTTCCGTTACCAAAGTCAAGATAAGCATACTAAGTGAATCTACACTTTGGAAAGAGAGAACTTAAAACCAAACCCATCTGGCTTGGCATGTCAGTGATACCTTCTCTTCCAATAGGTCTTTATTCTCTGATTTCAATAACTGTAGCTCATGTAAAGTATTTTCTTGTAGCTGATACATTTCTTGAAACTTCAACTCGAGTTCATCAATCTCTTTCTGCCCCTGgattttgaaacaaataagaataataagaaGGATGAAGAATGGATTATCAGCACTAGGAAGAGCTGAAGAGTTACTCGCATTGTGAAAGAGTTTTCCACTCCAAGATAACTGTAGTAACACTGAGATTCAAGAGGAACACTGCCATGGGTTTGTGATGTTTGGAACTTGTAAGAGGTGCCCAATAGGGTTATCTCAAAGTAAAATCAATACATGACCGAGGTGCCAACGTCTTCAGCATGGACATATTGATCTTTACAGAAATAGAGAAGAATTGCTAATTTAAGAGCATGCTAATTACTtagcatttttttatcagtaatcaagaaattttattcataacaaaagaaggcatagcccaagtatacaagatgtatacatgagaagtacctaactagagtttaaattaatgaaaagaaCTAAAGAAATAACATCGATGAATAAGGAGTAAAAACTAACATCTGTCAATAAGAAGTCAAAAGAAGTAACAATTACAGAGCTGAAATTTGCATGTTGCTCCAAAACCTTTAACAAAGAAAACTGTTAATTCACTATCATGAGTAGACATATTTAGCCAACCATGCTCTGTTATGTGCACGCACATGTATCCAAGTTCTTTATTGATCAAATCTCCTGTCATATCCCCTCACCTTAAATTAAGGATGGCACAGTTTAACAAAAGTAATTTATCCAAGTTCTTAATTGCTCAAATCTCCTGCCAAACCTTAAGTTTGATCTTTATGGTGACAGACTTTACTGAGTGATTATGAGAAAATGAGACATGCAGATGGAAGATGTAAAAAAAGGACCACAACTGAAGTTCTAAGAAACCCTGTGCACTTTTTAATAAGGGTAATTCGGACATTCAATGCAGGGTGATAAGTTCCTGAGAGTTTTAATGTATGGGGAAATTGCCGTGACCAAAGGAAATCCTTAAAGagataaaactttttaaaatcatcaataccctcctttcagtttttttaagaaagacatttaaatgcatgaaaaaaatctGTGTTGCCAACAACGCATTTAAATGGTGTGTATCATTATCAATATGACCCAAAAAAACCTTTCCTTGAGGGGTAGGggaaaggattttctttttataaaaaaatcacgaCTTGttataacaaaaacaatatgGGAGAAAAGTTGAACCTAAAACTAAGGATATAGAACTCAATACGAACTAATTTGTAATAGAGATAAAATAACCTGTATTGTCTTTTGATGATCACTTAGGAGCCTCTTTGCCAAGTCTAATTGTTCCTCTGCAACTTCAAAATGGGCATGCTCATCCTGTAACTGCTTAACTAGCTCtgctattttcttttcataaatctGAGTGGTGTCCGCAAGGGCCTTCTGATGCCTAGAATTTTCCATGTGATGATTCTGCTAGCGGCAAAAAGAAGCATAAGAATTTGTGATCCTGTTGCTAAAAATTGGTGGTAAGATTTCAATGTTTTACCATACAATGCAGTGTGGCATGAACAGAAGTGtcaaagaaaatcagaaaacaaTAACTTTAGTCCATTGCAAGTAGAACAAGCAACACATGCATAAGCCACATTTGAAgcattccaaaaattaaaaatcccaCCAACGACAAACCAGAAATAGTTAAGCCTAAAAGCAAAGTTAGGGCAAAAACATAAGAACCATCCTTTTTCATGGTCAATCTAAACATTACAAACCTGAATTGACTTTTGACTCTCACTCAGGAGCTTCTTCATCAAGTCTAATTGTTCCTCCACACTTTCAGACTGTGCACGTTCATCTTCTATCTGTTTAATCAACTCTGATATCTTCTTCTCATACATCTGAGTGGTATCAGCCAGTACTTTCTGATACGTAGCCTTTTCAAGTTGTTGTTGCTACTAACAATCAAACAGCAGTGTAAATGCTCGTGCCCATATGATAAGATTTTTGTGTAGATAACATTAATAAATGATACGAAAAGAAGCTTATGGTGAACAAAACAGCAAATTATGCTATATATTAGCATCTTAAAAGTAATGATAAGAGAAACCATACATACGATTGTCTCATAAGAGGAGCACTTGAATATACAACCAAGTTCATTTTCAGTCgatcaatagaaaaattaaattgcatggcatcaattaattgaaaataaaaccTAGTACATCGATTGTCAGGGGAAGAGAGAACCCAATAGGCAAACAAACactaactcaaaaaaaaaaggaaaatacctTGCTATTTCTTAAATTCATTTCTAGGTGTGCAACTTTTTCTTGCATCAAATTGTTAAGATCTTTCTGATAGTTCAATTCATTTATGTTGCGTTTCATCTCCGATtccaaatgaatattttccttttccaaaaacTGCAAAGCATGTACAAGATAttagtaagaaaataataattatgagaTTTTACTGCAAAAGCATTTCAGTGCAgcacttataactatatatacgaCAGACAAGTTAGATGATTAAAATGTGAGAAAAAGTAAGCATATTGCTAGACATCAAAGACCGGTATTTGACTAACCAATAGTGCAAAAGATTCCAGCCAAAAAGATTGCAACTATATATGAGCAGGAAAGACAACCTACCTCAGACTTTGTGActataattttatttgcttCAGCAAAATTTTCCCGACACTCTCTGAGCTGTTTTTCCAATTCGTACTTGTCATCGTCTCTCAACTTTTGTTGCCTTTCGATTTCAGCAGTTAGATTGTCTACTTGGTTCTCAAGCTTCCGGCATAAACTTTCATAATCAAATTCTTCTTTGACCTTTACAGTGTTTACTATTCTCATTGCCTACAAAAGAAATAAGTTATTAGCTTGCATGATATGCAACTACTGTTGAGTGAGCTTGATAATCCACATTTAGAGTAAAACCATCAAAAAATGAAACCAAACCGAGCCCTAGAAATGACATATCAAGTCAAAATGAGGGTTTGAACAAGAAAACCATCATTTCCCTCATCTTCCAATTGCCATGATGTATGAGCAGGGGTCCATGGCCCCCCTGGTCCTCCACTGGCCATGGCCCCCTGGGGGCCAAATTAGGTGCACCCCCATAGTTGTCAGACAACCAGGAGGTGCCCCCAGGTTTTACATCTGTGTATGAGAACCTGGTTTCAACAGGAAGAGAAACTAATAGCAACAATGATTAATCTGAAATGGGAAAGTTAAGCATTGCACTGGAGTTTAGTGCTAACAAACCCATGCTAATCCTTTAGGCCGATGTTTACTGTGCATGAAGTTTGTAGGTTCCAAGAATTAGCAAATTGAAGCATACTCTAGGGAAAAAAGTAAACTTTGATTGCTTTTGTTTTCATATGTTGCAACAGCTCTAGGAGGATTTTTCAACTGCCTTCCGAGCATCACCGTCACAGATACTACAGCAATGACTAAATTCTTCCCTAATTTAAGCACAAATTACTTGCTCTTCAATGGAAGCTAGGCCATCAAGGACACAGCAGAATGCATACTTCACTAAAATCAGATGCCAATATCAATATAGTCTTTCCAATTATTAGTTTCTACAAGCCACATAAAGCTTACAAGGAAAATAAATGCTGCATTTGATtaggcaaaaaaataaaatcaacacaaactttagtctttattttatttttttatccattaTAATGCTGATCAAGTCCAAGAAAAGATGCACAGGAGAAATATTATTGGAGCATTGACTTTTTTGTAATCAGATCAATACATCATGTATCGGAAAATTTTGGATTCACTGCAATAATAGAGAGTGGGAGAGAGATAGAGGTCAGTAGAGATCAATCACATGAAACAGCTATATAGATTTACAGGATTTATCCAACACACCCGCTGTCCAAACATTATTGTGCTAGCTGTCTCTGCATGGTGTCGTGCAGATGGCCCAATTGTTATTATAAGTGAAGTCCTTGCTGTGCCTATTTCAAGAAAGGGCTTAGGGTAACTATAAATTCTCGGTGTCATCAGATACTAAATATTAAGAGCAGcaccaaacaaatatataaaaagaggcTACCTCCAAATGAGTCACGAAGCAATCTTGTCAGTTTTGAATCCCTAGTAGGTATATGTGGGCTGTTTTCAGCCAATGCATTTATACATTTTCCAAGAGAACTAAGAGAAAGATTAATAAACTTAGCCTCTTCAAGCAGTACGCCTTCACTTCCTGCAACATGagaaaataatatgtaaattcTTGGAGGATAACAAGTATCATGAAAAGGTTGCAATTTTCACGTTTACTACCTACAAAAACCATgtcatttaaaaaagtataattacAGAAGACTAGTATCACACACATAACATTCACCCATATCCCAGTAACAAcatcaataataaaacaatacatAAATTATAGGAACCAACAAGGCAAAATAGGTGGAAACATCTCAGAAATATGTTAAGGTTGAGAGCTGTTCCTAAAAACAGGTTGAAATGAAATTCAGAGGTAATATGAAACCAAAATGGTAACATTTAAATGAAATCAAAGACCAACCAGATTTGTCAATCCTTTCAGATCCAGCGAGATCCACAATCAGCAACTTGCTTTTCCGGACAATAGGTATGTCTTTGCCATCAAATAAATCACTTATACTCCCCTTCTCTTGAGAATTTATCccaaaatttactttttcattGACAGCTCTTCGAATATGAACCTACAAAAAGAAAGGTTTGAGATGTTCATTATACAATAGTAATTGAGAAAGTCCGAAATCCTGGAAAATACCCACCATTAAAATTGCATGACTACGAGAAGATTCCGTATTCATCTTTGTATTAGCTGCATGACGGTTTCCCTCACCGACTTGCAGTAGCTGTAGAAAATTATCAAGATCTTGAATTTTAACAACCGTGGCACCAGGCAATGACACTTCACCAGTCTTCGGGTCCTCATTAATAGGAATATTAGTCTTTTCTGGTGCAAGCAAATCTTGTATAGATTCCTTATACAGCTGGAGAGACAATAAAAAATAGCCAGTCATTgaaaatcacaacaataaaCATGCACAATTGTTTATGCAGTCTGATAAAAAGGACCAGAGTCCACAAGGAAATGGTGAAAAGTGCCTATGAAAATGGCTACATCTGATGCGCATGAAATCCATCTTCACTATACCACATTGGAAATTCAACAGTAGAGGTGAATGTATCAGGCCCTTATTTTCTCAATTCAACACATTTTTTCTGCACAATAAAAATCTTTCAAGAGGAAAGGGTGTAGACTAGAACCCAGGAAGAAGTCCACAATAGATACAAAACAGTACAAACTAAACAAAGACCAAGAATCTAAGATTGTAAAGATCCAAAATCACTGAGAAAGGGTGTGAAGTGATTCAGTGAAACCCCTCCAAGGCCCTCATCCAATTGAAAATTCATCACATTACATTTCTAAAGTTCTGTTTAATGTGTTCCAGGTTTGTCCATGACCTTCGAAAATTGAAGCGAGCCAATTGAAGAATATAGAAGTACTTGAAAACATAGGTGCCTAGTACAGAATATGAAAGCACCTTCTTGAAAGCATCATCTCAAAAATCCTGTACAATACACAGACACAAATCTCAGCGCAGCACTTCATACCTGAAAATAGGATACCTCGATAGTATCAGAAGAAGTGGATATATTGCCAATAATGTCTTCAAGGGCTCTAAGCATAATACCTCGCCCAGCTGCATCACCCTTGCCCAGTTTTCCGAGTGTGTAAGTTTTACCGGTACCTGTTTGACCGTAAGCCATAATTGTCCCATTATATCCATTCAAGACACTCTGCAAAAGTATATCAAAATTGACTTCAAATATTAACCTACCATTCCATTCAAGCTATTTCAAAACTTATTACTTGTGTTACAATgaaaaagggaagagaaagTTGGGTTAAATTGACCAATTAAAATTACTACTCCATCCCCAACTGTGTCTTATGTTGGAGATTCACAAAGTCTAGTCTCGCTCAATTGATGCATATAATTACAAATGGTCTCCAAATCCCCCTTTCTAAATTAAACTGCTTTCTTTTAGGGAATTTAAGTTTATATAAAGTAAGGGCGACCAACTTTAGGATTTTAATGCTCTGACTTTTTACAAATTGACACCAACTCTTAGATGGACAAAATTACTGACACTCAATCGGGATGGGGAGGGTATAATTAGACTAAATatactcatacacattaaacatCCATGAAGTCACGCACAAAgaacatttcaaatttttcacaAAGTCAACTTCAAATTCTAAATTGCTAGTCTAATTTGCAATTTAATTTTCAGCGC is a window from the Juglans regia cultivar Chandler chromosome 7, Walnut 2.0, whole genome shotgun sequence genome containing:
- the LOC108992762 gene encoding kinesin-like protein KIN-UC isoform X2, with amino-acid sequence MASRSSSNRSDRQPHHHVPLSGRTKPTSASRRSVTPTSRAHSFQADEDPGRVRVAVRLRPKNDEDVLSDDDFSDCVELQPELKRLKLRKNNWSSESYRFDEVFTETASQKRVYEVVAKPVVESVLNGYNGTIMAYGQTGTGKTYTLGKLGKGDAAGRGIMLRALEDIIGNISTSSDTIEVSYFQLYKESIQDLLAPEKTNIPINEDPKTGEVSLPGATVVKIQDLDNFLQLLQVGEGNRHAANTKMNTESSRSHAILMVHIRRAVNEKVNFGINSQEKGSISDLFDGKDIPIVRKSKLLIVDLAGSERIDKSGSEGVLLEEAKFINLSLSSLGKCINALAENSPHIPTRDSKLTRLLRDSFGGTARTSLIITIGPSARHHAETASTIMFGQRAMRIVNTVKVKEEFDYESLCRKLENQVDNLTAEIERQQKLRDDDKYELEKQLRECRENFAEANKIIVTKSEFLEKENIHLESEMKRNINELNYQKDLNNLMQEKVAHLEMNLRNSKQQQLEKATYQKVLADTTQMYEKKISELIKQIEDERAQSESVEEQLDLMKKLLSESQKSIQNHHMENSRHQKALADTTQIYEKKIAELVKQLQDEHAHFEVAEEQLDLAKRLLSDHQKTIQGQKEIDELELKFQEMYQLQENTLHELQLLKSENKDLLEEKATLNEKLDSVSQRLSEEEKQRKAIENEMVKLKRAVPENDNDFEDKTSYAKEDINKQSSEFGNRTGSYRSNQLRGTLSGQRATIAKICEEVGLQKILQLLASEDSDVQIHGVKVVANLAAEDINQKRIVDEGGLDALLMLLRSSENTTILRVASGAIANLAMNEQNQGLVIDKGGAQLLAKTASKTDDPQTLRMVAGALANLCGNEKLLLLLKEDGGVKALLGMVRSGSSDVIAQVARGLANFAKCESRGIIQGHRTGRSLLMDDGALAWLIANSNTASASTRRHIELALCHLAQNEDNAKDFISGGGVKVLFGISESSSREDIRNLAKKSLRLNSSLQAEMHMQW
- the LOC108992762 gene encoding kinesin-like protein KIN-UC isoform X1, with protein sequence MASRSSSNRSDRQPHHHVPLSGRTKPTSASRRSVTPTSRAHSFQADEDPGRVRVAVRLRPKNDEDVLSDDDFSDCVELQPELKRLKLRKNNWSSESYRFDEVFTETASQKRVYEVVAKPVVESVLNGYNGTIMAYGQTGTGKTYTLGKLGKGDAAGRGIMLRALEDIIGNISTSSDTIEVSYFQLYKESIQDLLAPEKTNIPINEDPKTGEVSLPGATVVKIQDLDNFLQLLQVGEGNRHAANTKMNTESSRSHAILMVHIRRAVNEKVNFGINSQEKGSISDLFDGKDIPIVRKSKLLIVDLAGSERIDKSGSEGVLLEEAKFINLSLSSLGKCINALAENSPHIPTRDSKLTRLLRDSFGGTARTSLIITIGPSARHHAETASTIMFGQRAMRIVNTVKVKEEFDYESLCRKLENQVDNLTAEIERQQKLRDDDKYELEKQLRECRENFAEANKIIVTKSEFLEKENIHLESEMKRNINELNYQKDLNNLMQEKVAHLEMNLRNSKQQQLEKATYQKVLADTTQMYEKKISELIKQIEDERAQSESVEEQLDLMKKLLSESQKSIQNHHMENSRHQKALADTTQIYEKKIAELVKQLQDEHAHFEVAEEQLDLAKRLLSDHQKTIQGQKEIDELELKFQEMYQLQENTLHELQLLKSENKDLLEEKATLNEKLDSVSQRLSEEEKQRKAIENEMVKLKRAVPENDNDFEDKTSYAKEDINKQSSEFGNRTGSYRSNQLRGTLSGQRATIAKICEEVGLQKILQLLASEDSDVQIHGVKVVANLAAEDINQKRIVDEGGLDALLMLLRSSENTTILRVASGAIANLAMNEQNQGLVIDKGGAQLLAKTASKTDDPQTLRMVAGALANLCGNEKLLLLLKEDGGVKALLGMVRSGSSDVIAQVARGLANFAKCESRGIIQAGHRTGRSLLMDDGALAWLIANSNTASASTRRHIELALCHLAQNEDNAKDFISGGGVKVLFGISESSSREDIRNLAKKSLRLNSSLQAEMHMQW
- the LOC108992762 gene encoding kinesin-like protein KIN-UC isoform X3, producing the protein MLRALEDIIGNISTSSDTIEVSYFQLYKESIQDLLAPEKTNIPINEDPKTGEVSLPGATVVKIQDLDNFLQLLQVGEGNRHAANTKMNTESSRSHAILMVHIRRAVNEKVNFGINSQEKGSISDLFDGKDIPIVRKSKLLIVDLAGSERIDKSGSEGVLLEEAKFINLSLSSLGKCINALAENSPHIPTRDSKLTRLLRDSFGGTARTSLIITIGPSARHHAETASTIMFGQRAMRIVNTVKVKEEFDYESLCRKLENQVDNLTAEIERQQKLRDDDKYELEKQLRECRENFAEANKIIVTKSEFLEKENIHLESEMKRNINELNYQKDLNNLMQEKVAHLEMNLRNSKQQQLEKATYQKVLADTTQMYEKKISELIKQIEDERAQSESVEEQLDLMKKLLSESQKSIQNHHMENSRHQKALADTTQIYEKKIAELVKQLQDEHAHFEVAEEQLDLAKRLLSDHQKTIQGQKEIDELELKFQEMYQLQENTLHELQLLKSENKDLLEEKATLNEKLDSVSQRLSEEEKQRKAIENEMVKLKRAVPENDNDFEDKTSYAKEDINKQSSEFGNRTGSYRSNQLRGTLSGQRATIAKICEEVGLQKILQLLASEDSDVQIHGVKVVANLAAEDINQKRIVDEGGLDALLMLLRSSENTTILRVASGAIANLAMNEQNQGLVIDKGGAQLLAKTASKTDDPQTLRMVAGALANLCGNEKLLLLLKEDGGVKALLGMVRSGSSDVIAQVARGLANFAKCESRGIIQAGHRTGRSLLMDDGALAWLIANSNTASASTRRHIELALCHLAQNEDNAKDFISGGGVKVLFGISESSSREDIRNLAKKSLRLNSSLQAEMHMQW